In Anopheles gambiae chromosome 2, idAnoGambNW_F1_1, whole genome shotgun sequence, a single window of DNA contains:
- the LOC1268694 gene encoding DNA replication ATP-dependent helicase/nuclease DNA2 isoform X4 — protein sequence MNNTYKIVGVTCQGTGHPLINKRLFDFCIVDEATQVFQPSLIRPLLRSKRFLLVGDPEQLPPVIKSVEARSLGACESMFHRLDQEGSFYILPTQYRMNRVLTKLANEFAYNGKLICGNDIVENNTINLPNLENIRRIYEVERWLLKMISNQIDLSVVLVDTGNTYQMNLNYRKLNEISTSITDDQSKNAMNCTNVSEIAIVVYVSWAFLQAGVEPESIGIIAPFRAQVELIRKLMKKLFEKQKYTRHSSSSNHNVIYTKENVEQLNHTCNIEVNTIDQFQGKDKKIILFSCTKSSNLSDDIWINKGKERSSHGYEILSDKSRLTVAITRAKEKLIIIGDRLTLDSYAPFKKLFNVASKISNISLREKKDGFEWNALLEFLIFLSD from the exons ATGAACAATACGTAT aAAATTGTTGGAGTAACGTGCCAGGGAACCGGCCATCCCCTGATTAATAAACGCCTCTTTGACTTTTGTATTGTGGATGAAGCGACTCAAGTTTTTCAACCTAGCCTCATTCGACCATTGTTACGTAGCAAACGATTTCTATTAGTAGGCGATCCAGAACAACTGCCTCCTGTGATCAAATCTGTTGAAGCACG CTCCCTCGGCGCATGTGAAAGTATGTTTCACAGATTGGACCAAGAAGGTTCCTTTTACATACTTCCAACACAGTATCGAATGAATCGTGTCTTGACAAAATTGGCTAACGAGTTTGCTTATAACGGTAAATTAATTTGTGGAAATGATATTGTGGAAAATAACACCATTAACCTTCCGAATCTGGAAAATATACGTAGGATATATGAAGTAGAAAGGTGGCTACTGAAAATGATATCCAATCAAATTGACTTATCAGTAGTCTTAGTGGACACTGGTAACACATATCAAATGAACCTAAACTatagaaaattgaatgaaatatcGACTAGCATTACAGATGATCAAAGTAAAAACGCAATGAACTGCACAAACGTTTCGGAAATAGCCATTGTAGTATACGTTAGTTGGGCTTTCCTTCAAGCTGGCGTTGAACCTGAATCAATAGGTATTATTGCACCATTTCGAGCACAGGTGGAATTAATACGAAAACTCATgaaaaaattatttgaaaaacaaaaatacactcGTCACTCTTCAAGTTCAAATCATAACGTAATATATACGAAGGAAAATGTTGAGCAATTGAATCATACTTGCAATATTGAAGTCAACACTATAGATCAATTTCAAGGAAAGGATAAAAAG ATAATACTATTTTCGTGcacaaaatcatcaaattTATCCGATGATATCTGGATCAACAAAGGAAAAGAACGGAGCTCTCACGGTTACGAAATATTAAGCGATAAAAGCCGATTAACTGTTGCAATTACAAGAGCCAAGGAGAAACTTATCATTATAGGCGATCGATTGACCCTGGATTCGTATGCTCCGTTCAAAAAGTTGTTTAATGTGGCGAGCAAAATCAGTAACATCAGCCTTCGTGAAAAAAAGGATGGATTTGAGTGGAATGCTCTTCTTGAATTTCTTATTTTCTTATCAGACTAG
- the LOC1268694 gene encoding DNA replication ATP-dependent helicase/nuclease DNA2 isoform X2 yields MEPLKYHCKILIPKKKLFVSFFLLVSVLAMKVSPSSSHFVVNADFGFFVTDPDRLVSGTTVVGSLFCHRRGVLQELFRMSESENTQMVIGTVVHYIFQRCLLDKSCKLLTHVETIAKKVMKTKKVISSLYEVNLSTKEAFSLLGPYLKEIETFLNKHFNHRSIQTDTETIAICEVNDIEENIWCHHLGVKGRIDATVSVSSDATKKTFEIMPLELKTGRASYSFEHLGQLALYQMMMNLVGHEVNAGLLLYLKEGKCSRVTANRNMKRDLIILRNEVARSLSKWMVKDNITQKGSLAMKPTLPDPINNERACTKCPYNTVCITLLKSEREGTCTNYGLSILAEEACGHLRTKDVDYFIQWSGLIYLETHDETVQSRNVQNMWNSSPKERAETGRCIYGLILVSPVRIVDDLYFHTFKLEAASSTLPKALDTFQVGEYIICSTSKRIAVASGYIISHASNEIVVSFERDLSTNYGAETFILDQNTLYKSTFNLSNLALLLFNDDRCSQYRRIIIDREKPTFSDGFLSKSMIPKAKEILKKLNRHQKNAALKAAATKSYCLLKGLPGTGKTQTIVGLIRLLSLLGQSILLTSNTHSAVDNVLKRLLPFQDLKFIRLGSLDRIDPAVASSAEAIVTEHCDSPEKLSEVYEQYKIVGVTCQGTGHPLINKRLFDFCIVDEATQVFQPSLIRPLLRSKRFLLVGDPEQLPPVIKSVEARSLGACESMFHRLDQEGSFYILPTQYRMNRVLTKLANEFAYNGKLICGNDIVENNTINLPNLENIRRIYEVERWLLKMISNQIDLSVVLVDTGNTYQMNLNYRKLNEISTSITDDQSKNAMNCTNVSEIAIVVYVSWAFLQAGVEPESIGIIAPFRAQVELIRKLMKKLFEKQKYTRHSSSSNHNVIYTKENVEQLNHTCNIEVNTIDQFQGKDKKIILFSCTKSSNLSDDIWINKGKERSSHGYEILSDKSRLTVAITRAKEKLIIIGDRLTLDSYAPFKKLFNVASKISNISLREKKDGFEWNALLEFLIFLSD; encoded by the exons ATGGAACCATTAAAGTATCATTGCAAGATTCTCATTCCGAAGAAAAAGCTATTTGTCAGCTTTTTCCTCCTTG TATCAGTGTTGGCCATGAAAGTTAGTCCATCATCAAGCCATTTTGTAGTCAACGCAGATTTCGGATTTTTTGTCACGGATCCTGATAGACTCGTTTCAGGTACTACTGTAGTGGGATCATTGTTCTGTCATCGGCGCGGAGTCTTACAGGAGCTGTTTCGTATGTCAGAATCGGAGAATACACAG ATGGTTATTGGAACCGTGGTGCATTATATTTTCCAACGGTGCCTTTTGGACAAGTCTTGCAAATTACTAACTCATGTAGAAACTATTGCAAAAAAAGTTATGAAGACTAAAAAGGTTATCTCATCTCTTTATGAAGTTAACTTAAGCACGAAGGAAGCGTTCAGTTTACTGGGTCCATATCTTAAAGAAATCGAGACGTTCTTAAACAAACACTTTAATCACAGGTCTATACAAACTGATACTGAAACAATTGCCATCTGTGAGGTTAATGATATCGAGGAAAATATTTGGTGCCATCATTTGGGAGTTAAAGGCAGAATCGATGCAACAGTTTCCGTATCAAGTGATGCGACAAAGAAAACGTTTGAAATTATGCCTTTAGAACTGAAAACAGGTCGAGCTAGTTATTCATTTGAACATCTTGGCCAGCTGGCGTTGTATCAAATGATGATGAATCTTGTTGGACATGAGGTAAACGCTGGATTACTCCTGTACTTGAAAGAGGGAAAATGTAGTCGTGTAACTGCAAATCGTAACATGAAGCGTGATTTGATCATTCTGCGAAATGAAGTTGCACGGTCCCTAAGCAAGTGGATGGTAAAAGATAATATAACTCAAAAGGGATCGTTGGCGATGAAGCCCACTTTACCAGACCCTATCAATAACGAACGAGCTTGTACCAAATGTCCATATAACACAGTTTGCATAACATTATTGAAAAGCGAACGTGAAGGCACCTGTACAAATTATGGATTGTCAATACTTGCAGAAGAAGCATGTGGTCATCTAAGAACTAAAGACGTTGATTACTTCATTCAATGGTCCGGTCTTATATACTTGGAAACTCATGACGAGACAGTACAAT CGCGCAACGTACAAAACATGTGGAATTCATCCCCAAAGGAACGGGCAGAAACGGGAAGATGCATTTATGGGCTGATTTTAGTCTCTCCTGTGCGTATCGTGGATGACTTATATTTTCATACTTTCAAATTAGAAGCAGCAAGTAGCACATTACCTAAAGCTTTGGATACTTTTCAAGTTGGTGAATATATTATATGTAGTACTTCTAAACGGATTGCCGTAGCTTCTGGATACATAATTAGTCATGCTAGTAACGAAATTGTTGTCTCTTTTGAACGGGACTTGTCAACTAATTATGGAGCTGAAACCTTTATATTAGATCAAAATACTCTCTATAAATCCACATTTAATTTATCCAACTTAGCATTGCTTCTCTTTAACGATGACCGTTGCTCGCAGTATCGCAG GATTATTATTGATCGTGAAAAGCCAACATTCTCAGATGGATTTCTCTCAAAATCTATGATTCCAAAGGCCAAGGAAATCCTGAAAAAGTTGAACCGTCACCAGAAAAATGCAGCCCTTAAGGCCGCTGCTACAAAATCCTACTGCTTATTAAAGGGTTTACCTGGAACTGGGAAAACTCAAACAATTGTAGGATTGATCAGATTGTTATCGCTCTTAGGTCAATCTATACTACTGACTAGTAACACACATTCTGCTGTTGATAATGTACTGAAGCGCCTATTGCCTTTTCAAGATCTAAAGTTTATTCGACTAGGATCATTAGATCGTATCGATCCAGCTGTAGCATCATCTGCAGAAGCTATTGTAACTGAGCATTGTGATTCTCCGGAAAAACTGAGTGAAGTATATGAACAATAC aAAATTGTTGGAGTAACGTGCCAGGGAACCGGCCATCCCCTGATTAATAAACGCCTCTTTGACTTTTGTATTGTGGATGAAGCGACTCAAGTTTTTCAACCTAGCCTCATTCGACCATTGTTACGTAGCAAACGATTTCTATTAGTAGGCGATCCAGAACAACTGCCTCCTGTGATCAAATCTGTTGAAGCACG CTCCCTCGGCGCATGTGAAAGTATGTTTCACAGATTGGACCAAGAAGGTTCCTTTTACATACTTCCAACACAGTATCGAATGAATCGTGTCTTGACAAAATTGGCTAACGAGTTTGCTTATAACGGTAAATTAATTTGTGGAAATGATATTGTGGAAAATAACACCATTAACCTTCCGAATCTGGAAAATATACGTAGGATATATGAAGTAGAAAGGTGGCTACTGAAAATGATATCCAATCAAATTGACTTATCAGTAGTCTTAGTGGACACTGGTAACACATATCAAATGAACCTAAACTatagaaaattgaatgaaatatcGACTAGCATTACAGATGATCAAAGTAAAAACGCAATGAACTGCACAAACGTTTCGGAAATAGCCATTGTAGTATACGTTAGTTGGGCTTTCCTTCAAGCTGGCGTTGAACCTGAATCAATAGGTATTATTGCACCATTTCGAGCACAGGTGGAATTAATACGAAAACTCATgaaaaaattatttgaaaaacaaaaatacactcGTCACTCTTCAAGTTCAAATCATAACGTAATATATACGAAGGAAAATGTTGAGCAATTGAATCATACTTGCAATATTGAAGTCAACACTATAGATCAATTTCAAGGAAAGGATAAAAAG ATAATACTATTTTCGTGcacaaaatcatcaaattTATCCGATGATATCTGGATCAACAAAGGAAAAGAACGGAGCTCTCACGGTTACGAAATATTAAGCGATAAAAGCCGATTAACTGTTGCAATTACAAGAGCCAAGGAGAAACTTATCATTATAGGCGATCGATTGACCCTGGATTCGTATGCTCCGTTCAAAAAGTTGTTTAATGTGGCGAGCAAAATCAGTAACATCAGCCTTCGTGAAAAAAAGGATGGATTTGAGTGGAATGCTCTTCTTGAATTTCTTATTTTCTTATCAGACTAG
- the LOC1268694 gene encoding DNA replication ATP-dependent helicase/nuclease DNA2 isoform X1, producing MKRRCTSNNESPKIDAGLEAKYWKLKVSNVVTSVETASKECSDNDNNVCSLINWDEEWHDMHCNTVHQHFTLDLSTWKRCSVLTVDQLENGTIKVSLQDSHSEEKAICQLFPPWNMIQCITHGLIVSVLAMKVSPSSSHFVVNADFGFFVTDPDRLVSGTTVVGSLFCHRRGVLQELFRMSESENTQMVIGTVVHYIFQRCLLDKSCKLLTHVETIAKKVMKTKKVISSLYEVNLSTKEAFSLLGPYLKEIETFLNKHFNHRSIQTDTETIAICEVNDIEENIWCHHLGVKGRIDATVSVSSDATKKTFEIMPLELKTGRASYSFEHLGQLALYQMMMNLVGHEVNAGLLLYLKEGKCSRVTANRNMKRDLIILRNEVARSLSKWMVKDNITQKGSLAMKPTLPDPINNERACTKCPYNTVCITLLKSEREGTCTNYGLSILAEEACGHLRTKDVDYFIQWSGLIYLETHDETVQSRNVQNMWNSSPKERAETGRCIYGLILVSPVRIVDDLYFHTFKLEAASSTLPKALDTFQVGEYIICSTSKRIAVASGYIISHASNEIVVSFERDLSTNYGAETFILDQNTLYKSTFNLSNLALLLFNDDRCSQYRRIIIDREKPTFSDGFLSKSMIPKAKEILKKLNRHQKNAALKAAATKSYCLLKGLPGTGKTQTIVGLIRLLSLLGQSILLTSNTHSAVDNVLKRLLPFQDLKFIRLGSLDRIDPAVASSAEAIVTEHCDSPEKLSEVYEQYKIVGVTCQGTGHPLINKRLFDFCIVDEATQVFQPSLIRPLLRSKRFLLVGDPEQLPPVIKSVEARSLGACESMFHRLDQEGSFYILPTQYRMNRVLTKLANEFAYNGKLICGNDIVENNTINLPNLENIRRIYEVERWLLKMISNQIDLSVVLVDTGNTYQMNLNYRKLNEISTSITDDQSKNAMNCTNVSEIAIVVYVSWAFLQAGVEPESIGIIAPFRAQVELIRKLMKKLFEKQKYTRHSSSSNHNVIYTKENVEQLNHTCNIEVNTIDQFQGKDKKIILFSCTKSSNLSDDIWINKGKERSSHGYEILSDKSRLTVAITRAKEKLIIIGDRLTLDSYAPFKKLFNVASKISNISLREKKDGFEWNALLEFLIFLSD from the exons ATGAAAAGGAGATGTACCTCAAACAACGAATCTCCCAAAATTGATGCGGGATTAGAGGCGAAGTATTGGAAATTAAAAGTTTCTAATGTCGTTACCAGTGTCGAAACGGCATCGAAAGAATGTTCTGATAACGATAATAATGTCTGTTCTCTTATAAATTGGGATGAAGAATGGCACGATATGCACTGTAACACTGTACATCAG CACTTCACTTTAGACCTATCTACATGGAAAAGATGCAGTGTCTTGACAGTCGACCAACTTGAGAATGGAACCATTAAAGTATCATTGCAAGATTCTCATTCCGAAGAAAAAGCTATTTGTCAGCTTTTTCCTCCTTG GAATATGATTCAATGCATTACTCACGGCTTGATAGTATCAGTGTTGGCCATGAAAGTTAGTCCATCATCAAGCCATTTTGTAGTCAACGCAGATTTCGGATTTTTTGTCACGGATCCTGATAGACTCGTTTCAGGTACTACTGTAGTGGGATCATTGTTCTGTCATCGGCGCGGAGTCTTACAGGAGCTGTTTCGTATGTCAGAATCGGAGAATACACAG ATGGTTATTGGAACCGTGGTGCATTATATTTTCCAACGGTGCCTTTTGGACAAGTCTTGCAAATTACTAACTCATGTAGAAACTATTGCAAAAAAAGTTATGAAGACTAAAAAGGTTATCTCATCTCTTTATGAAGTTAACTTAAGCACGAAGGAAGCGTTCAGTTTACTGGGTCCATATCTTAAAGAAATCGAGACGTTCTTAAACAAACACTTTAATCACAGGTCTATACAAACTGATACTGAAACAATTGCCATCTGTGAGGTTAATGATATCGAGGAAAATATTTGGTGCCATCATTTGGGAGTTAAAGGCAGAATCGATGCAACAGTTTCCGTATCAAGTGATGCGACAAAGAAAACGTTTGAAATTATGCCTTTAGAACTGAAAACAGGTCGAGCTAGTTATTCATTTGAACATCTTGGCCAGCTGGCGTTGTATCAAATGATGATGAATCTTGTTGGACATGAGGTAAACGCTGGATTACTCCTGTACTTGAAAGAGGGAAAATGTAGTCGTGTAACTGCAAATCGTAACATGAAGCGTGATTTGATCATTCTGCGAAATGAAGTTGCACGGTCCCTAAGCAAGTGGATGGTAAAAGATAATATAACTCAAAAGGGATCGTTGGCGATGAAGCCCACTTTACCAGACCCTATCAATAACGAACGAGCTTGTACCAAATGTCCATATAACACAGTTTGCATAACATTATTGAAAAGCGAACGTGAAGGCACCTGTACAAATTATGGATTGTCAATACTTGCAGAAGAAGCATGTGGTCATCTAAGAACTAAAGACGTTGATTACTTCATTCAATGGTCCGGTCTTATATACTTGGAAACTCATGACGAGACAGTACAAT CGCGCAACGTACAAAACATGTGGAATTCATCCCCAAAGGAACGGGCAGAAACGGGAAGATGCATTTATGGGCTGATTTTAGTCTCTCCTGTGCGTATCGTGGATGACTTATATTTTCATACTTTCAAATTAGAAGCAGCAAGTAGCACATTACCTAAAGCTTTGGATACTTTTCAAGTTGGTGAATATATTATATGTAGTACTTCTAAACGGATTGCCGTAGCTTCTGGATACATAATTAGTCATGCTAGTAACGAAATTGTTGTCTCTTTTGAACGGGACTTGTCAACTAATTATGGAGCTGAAACCTTTATATTAGATCAAAATACTCTCTATAAATCCACATTTAATTTATCCAACTTAGCATTGCTTCTCTTTAACGATGACCGTTGCTCGCAGTATCGCAG GATTATTATTGATCGTGAAAAGCCAACATTCTCAGATGGATTTCTCTCAAAATCTATGATTCCAAAGGCCAAGGAAATCCTGAAAAAGTTGAACCGTCACCAGAAAAATGCAGCCCTTAAGGCCGCTGCTACAAAATCCTACTGCTTATTAAAGGGTTTACCTGGAACTGGGAAAACTCAAACAATTGTAGGATTGATCAGATTGTTATCGCTCTTAGGTCAATCTATACTACTGACTAGTAACACACATTCTGCTGTTGATAATGTACTGAAGCGCCTATTGCCTTTTCAAGATCTAAAGTTTATTCGACTAGGATCATTAGATCGTATCGATCCAGCTGTAGCATCATCTGCAGAAGCTATTGTAACTGAGCATTGTGATTCTCCGGAAAAACTGAGTGAAGTATATGAACAATAC aAAATTGTTGGAGTAACGTGCCAGGGAACCGGCCATCCCCTGATTAATAAACGCCTCTTTGACTTTTGTATTGTGGATGAAGCGACTCAAGTTTTTCAACCTAGCCTCATTCGACCATTGTTACGTAGCAAACGATTTCTATTAGTAGGCGATCCAGAACAACTGCCTCCTGTGATCAAATCTGTTGAAGCACG CTCCCTCGGCGCATGTGAAAGTATGTTTCACAGATTGGACCAAGAAGGTTCCTTTTACATACTTCCAACACAGTATCGAATGAATCGTGTCTTGACAAAATTGGCTAACGAGTTTGCTTATAACGGTAAATTAATTTGTGGAAATGATATTGTGGAAAATAACACCATTAACCTTCCGAATCTGGAAAATATACGTAGGATATATGAAGTAGAAAGGTGGCTACTGAAAATGATATCCAATCAAATTGACTTATCAGTAGTCTTAGTGGACACTGGTAACACATATCAAATGAACCTAAACTatagaaaattgaatgaaatatcGACTAGCATTACAGATGATCAAAGTAAAAACGCAATGAACTGCACAAACGTTTCGGAAATAGCCATTGTAGTATACGTTAGTTGGGCTTTCCTTCAAGCTGGCGTTGAACCTGAATCAATAGGTATTATTGCACCATTTCGAGCACAGGTGGAATTAATACGAAAACTCATgaaaaaattatttgaaaaacaaaaatacactcGTCACTCTTCAAGTTCAAATCATAACGTAATATATACGAAGGAAAATGTTGAGCAATTGAATCATACTTGCAATATTGAAGTCAACACTATAGATCAATTTCAAGGAAAGGATAAAAAG ATAATACTATTTTCGTGcacaaaatcatcaaattTATCCGATGATATCTGGATCAACAAAGGAAAAGAACGGAGCTCTCACGGTTACGAAATATTAAGCGATAAAAGCCGATTAACTGTTGCAATTACAAGAGCCAAGGAGAAACTTATCATTATAGGCGATCGATTGACCCTGGATTCGTATGCTCCGTTCAAAAAGTTGTTTAATGTGGCGAGCAAAATCAGTAACATCAGCCTTCGTGAAAAAAAGGATGGATTTGAGTGGAATGCTCTTCTTGAATTTCTTATTTTCTTATCAGACTAG
- the LOC1268694 gene encoding DNA replication ATP-dependent helicase/nuclease DNA2 isoform X3 encodes MKRRCTSNNESPKIDAGLEAKYWKLKVSNVVTSVETASKECSDNDNNVCSLINWDEEWHDMHCNTVHQHFTLDLSTWKRCSVLTVDQLENGTIKVSLQDSHSEEKAICQLFPPWNMIQCITHGLIVSVLAMKVSPSSSHFVVNADFGFFVTDPDRLVSGTTVVGSLFCHRRGVLQELFRMSESENTQMVIGTVVHYIFQRCLLDKSCKLLTHVETIAKKVMKTKKVISSLYEVNLSTKEAFSLLGPYLKEIETFLNKHFNHRSIQTDTETIAICEVNDIEENIWCHHLGVKGRIDATVSVSSDATKKTFEIMPLELKTGRASYSFEHLGQLALYQMMMNLVGHEVNAGLLLYLKEGKCSRVTANRNMKRDLIILRNEVARSLSKWMVKDNITQKGSLAMKPTLPDPINNERACTKCPYNTVCITLLKSEREGTCTNYGLSILAEEACGHLRTKDVDYFIQWSGLIYLETHDETVQSRNVQNMWNSSPKERAETGRCIYGLILVSPVRIVDDLYFHTFKLEAASSTLPKALDTFQVGEYIICSTSKRIAVASGYIISHASNEIVVSFERDLSTNYGAETFILDQNTLYKSTFNLSNLALLLFNDDRCSQYRRIIIDREKPTFSDGFLSKSMIPKAKEILKKLNRHQKNAALKAAATKSYCLLKGLPGTGKTQTIVGLIRLLSLLGQSILLTSNTHSAVDNVLKRLLPFQDLKFIRLGSLDRIDPAVASSAEAIVTEHCDSPEKLSEVYEQYV; translated from the exons ATGAAAAGGAGATGTACCTCAAACAACGAATCTCCCAAAATTGATGCGGGATTAGAGGCGAAGTATTGGAAATTAAAAGTTTCTAATGTCGTTACCAGTGTCGAAACGGCATCGAAAGAATGTTCTGATAACGATAATAATGTCTGTTCTCTTATAAATTGGGATGAAGAATGGCACGATATGCACTGTAACACTGTACATCAG CACTTCACTTTAGACCTATCTACATGGAAAAGATGCAGTGTCTTGACAGTCGACCAACTTGAGAATGGAACCATTAAAGTATCATTGCAAGATTCTCATTCCGAAGAAAAAGCTATTTGTCAGCTTTTTCCTCCTTG GAATATGATTCAATGCATTACTCACGGCTTGATAGTATCAGTGTTGGCCATGAAAGTTAGTCCATCATCAAGCCATTTTGTAGTCAACGCAGATTTCGGATTTTTTGTCACGGATCCTGATAGACTCGTTTCAGGTACTACTGTAGTGGGATCATTGTTCTGTCATCGGCGCGGAGTCTTACAGGAGCTGTTTCGTATGTCAGAATCGGAGAATACACAG ATGGTTATTGGAACCGTGGTGCATTATATTTTCCAACGGTGCCTTTTGGACAAGTCTTGCAAATTACTAACTCATGTAGAAACTATTGCAAAAAAAGTTATGAAGACTAAAAAGGTTATCTCATCTCTTTATGAAGTTAACTTAAGCACGAAGGAAGCGTTCAGTTTACTGGGTCCATATCTTAAAGAAATCGAGACGTTCTTAAACAAACACTTTAATCACAGGTCTATACAAACTGATACTGAAACAATTGCCATCTGTGAGGTTAATGATATCGAGGAAAATATTTGGTGCCATCATTTGGGAGTTAAAGGCAGAATCGATGCAACAGTTTCCGTATCAAGTGATGCGACAAAGAAAACGTTTGAAATTATGCCTTTAGAACTGAAAACAGGTCGAGCTAGTTATTCATTTGAACATCTTGGCCAGCTGGCGTTGTATCAAATGATGATGAATCTTGTTGGACATGAGGTAAACGCTGGATTACTCCTGTACTTGAAAGAGGGAAAATGTAGTCGTGTAACTGCAAATCGTAACATGAAGCGTGATTTGATCATTCTGCGAAATGAAGTTGCACGGTCCCTAAGCAAGTGGATGGTAAAAGATAATATAACTCAAAAGGGATCGTTGGCGATGAAGCCCACTTTACCAGACCCTATCAATAACGAACGAGCTTGTACCAAATGTCCATATAACACAGTTTGCATAACATTATTGAAAAGCGAACGTGAAGGCACCTGTACAAATTATGGATTGTCAATACTTGCAGAAGAAGCATGTGGTCATCTAAGAACTAAAGACGTTGATTACTTCATTCAATGGTCCGGTCTTATATACTTGGAAACTCATGACGAGACAGTACAAT CGCGCAACGTACAAAACATGTGGAATTCATCCCCAAAGGAACGGGCAGAAACGGGAAGATGCATTTATGGGCTGATTTTAGTCTCTCCTGTGCGTATCGTGGATGACTTATATTTTCATACTTTCAAATTAGAAGCAGCAAGTAGCACATTACCTAAAGCTTTGGATACTTTTCAAGTTGGTGAATATATTATATGTAGTACTTCTAAACGGATTGCCGTAGCTTCTGGATACATAATTAGTCATGCTAGTAACGAAATTGTTGTCTCTTTTGAACGGGACTTGTCAACTAATTATGGAGCTGAAACCTTTATATTAGATCAAAATACTCTCTATAAATCCACATTTAATTTATCCAACTTAGCATTGCTTCTCTTTAACGATGACCGTTGCTCGCAGTATCGCAG GATTATTATTGATCGTGAAAAGCCAACATTCTCAGATGGATTTCTCTCAAAATCTATGATTCCAAAGGCCAAGGAAATCCTGAAAAAGTTGAACCGTCACCAGAAAAATGCAGCCCTTAAGGCCGCTGCTACAAAATCCTACTGCTTATTAAAGGGTTTACCTGGAACTGGGAAAACTCAAACAATTGTAGGATTGATCAGATTGTTATCGCTCTTAGGTCAATCTATACTACTGACTAGTAACACACATTCTGCTGTTGATAATGTACTGAAGCGCCTATTGCCTTTTCAAGATCTAAAGTTTATTCGACTAGGATCATTAGATCGTATCGATCCAGCTGTAGCATCATCTGCAGAAGCTATTGTAACTGAGCATTGTGATTCTCCGGAAAAACTGAGTGAAGTATATGAACAATACGTAT aA